A section of the Oryza sativa Japonica Group chromosome 1, ASM3414082v1 genome encodes:
- the LOC4326855 gene encoding ribokinase has protein sequence MPTLDARLRLPLAGLSPATTSFPGSTPKPGSLSFALRPPSASLSSSASAPAAAAPPIVVVGSANADIYVEVDRLPLVGETVAARAGRSLAGGKGANQAACGGRLAAGPTYLVARVGDDANGRLLEGALADAGGVRLDRVARAPGAPSGHAVVMLMPGGQNSIIIVGGANMEGWASGVGSDDLDLIRRAGVLLLQREIPDWVNVQVAQAAKGAGVPVILDAGGMDAPVPGELLSLVDIFSPNETELARLTGMPTETFEQISRAAGACHKMGVKEVLVKLGSQGSALFIEGGEPIRQPIIPATEVVDTTGAGDTFTSAFAVALVEGKPKEECMRFAAAAASLCVQVKGAIPSMPDRKSVMDLLESVQVE, from the exons ATGCCTACTCTCGacgctcgcctccgcctccctctcgCCGGActatcgccggcgacgacctccTTCCCGGGATCCACCCCCAAGCCGGGCAGCCTCTCGTTCGCCCTCAGGCCGCCCTCCGCCTCCCTGTCATCCTCCGCCAgtgccccggcggcggcggcgccgcccatcGTCGTCGTGGGCTCCGCCAACGCCGACATCTACGTCGAGGTCGACCGCCTCCCGCTCGTCGgggagacggtggcggcgcgcgccggccgcAGCCTCGCGGGCGGGAAGGGCGCCAACCAGGCCGCCTGCGGGGGCCGCCTCGCGGCGGGGCCCACCTACCTCGTGGCGCGCGTCGGGGACGACGCCAACGGGCGGCTCCTCGAGGGCGCCCTcgcggacgccggcggcgtccgCCTAGaccgcgtcgcgcgcgcgcccggcgCGCCCTCGGGCCACGCCGTGGTGATGCTGATGCCCGGCGGGCAGAACTCCATCAtcatcgtcggcggcgccaACATGGAGGGGTGGGCCTCGGGGGTCGGCTCGGACGACCTGGACCTGATCCGCCGGGCtggcgtgctgctgctgcagcgggaGATACCCGATTGGGTCAACGTGCAGGTTGCGCAG GCAGCAAAAGGTGCAGGTGTGCCTGTTATCTTGGACGCCGGTGGAATGGATGCTCCTGTCCCTGGGGAACTACTGAGCCTGGTGGATATTTTTAGTCCAAATGAAACAGAGCTTGCACGTTTGACTGGGATGCCTACAGAAACATTTGAACAGATCAGTCGAGCTGCAGGAGCATGCCATAAAATG GGTGTGAAAGAAGTGCTGGTTAAACTCGGATCACAAGGATCTGCTTTATTTATTGAAGGGGGGGAGCCGATCAGGCAGCCGATAATTCCTGCCACAGAAGTTGTTGATACGACTGGTGCCGGTGACACTTTCACCTCAGCTTTTGCTGTAGCTCTAGTTGAGGGTAAACCTAAGGAAGAGTGCATGAGATTTGCTG ctgctgctgcatctctATGTGTTCAAGTAAAGGGAGCCATACCCAGCATGCCTGACCGAAAATCAGTAATGGACCTTCTGGAATCTGTTCAGGTTGAATAA